A genomic region of Phragmites australis chromosome 2, lpPhrAust1.1, whole genome shotgun sequence contains the following coding sequences:
- the LOC133908869 gene encoding purple acid phosphatase 2-like, which translates to MGRRLVDRIGAAAAFAVLLLLGVACPGARAGQTSEYRRQLGSAVDMPLDADVFRPPPGHNAPQQVHITQGNHDGTAMIISWVTTIEPGSSTVIYGTSEDNLNYSANGKHTQYTFYNYTSGYIHHCTIKKLEFDTKYYYAVGIGQTARKFWFRTPPKSGPDVPYTFGLIGDLGQSFDSNVTLTHYESNSKAQAALFVGDLSYADNYPFHDNVRWDTWARFVERNVAYQPWIWTAGNHEIDFAPELGETKPFKPYSHRYPTPYKASGSTAPYWYSMKRASAYIIVLASYSSYGKYTPQYKWLEAEFPKVNRSETPWLIVLMHAPWYNSYNYHYMEGETMRVMYEPWFVKYKVDLVFAGHVHAYERTHRISNVAYNVVNGLCTPIPDQSAPVYITIGDGGNQEGLATNMSQPQPSYSAFREASFGHAILDIKNRTHAYYTWHRNQDGSAVAADSMWFTNRYWQPTDDSADDSQ; encoded by the exons ATGGGGCGGCGCCTGGTGGACCGGatcggcgccgcggcggcgttCGCCGTCCTGCTTCTGCTGGGCGTCGCGTGCCCGGGCGCCCGCGCCGGCCAGACCAGCGAGTACCGGCGCCAGCTCGGCTCCGCCGTCGACATGCCGCTCGACGCCGACGTCTTCCGCCCTCCCCCCGGCCACAATGCGCCCCAGCAG GTTCACATCACACAGGGCAACCATGATGGCACAGCCATGATCATCTCATGGGTGACAACAATTGAGCCTGGCTCAAGTACTGTGATCTACGGAACTTCAGAGGACAACCTCAACTATTCTGCAAACGGCAAGCATACTCAATACACGTTCTACAACTATACCTCAGGATACATCCATCACTGCACAATCAAAAAGTTGGAG TTTGACACAAAGTATTACTACGCTGTTGGAATTGGACAAACGGCGAGGAAGTTTTGGTTCAGGACCCCTCCGAAAAGCGGCCCAGATGTTCCATATACATTTGGTCTCATAG GTGATCTTGGTCAAAGCTTCGACTCAAATGTTACGCTTACTCATTACGAGTCCAATTCAAAAGCGCAGGCTGCGCTTTTTGTTGGGGACCTGTCATATGCAGATAACTACCCATTTCATGATAACGTGAGGTGGGATACGTGGGCAAGATTTGTAGAGAGGAATGTCGCATACCAGCCTTGGATCTGGACAGCTGGAAATCATGAGATCGATTTCGCTCCTGAACTT GGTGAAACAAAGCCGTTCAAGCCATACAGCCACAGGTACCCCACACCCTACAAGGCTTCTGGTAGCACGGCGCCTTACTGGTATTCCATGAAAAGGGCCTCTGCTTACATCATTGTCTTGGCATCATATTCATCATACG GAAAATACACTCCTCAGTACAAGTGGCTTGAAGCTGAGTTTCCCAAGGTCAACAGGAGTGAAACACCATGGTTGATCGTTCTCATGCACGCTCCATGGTACAACAGCTATAACTATCACTACATGGAAGGTGAAACCATGAGGGTGATGTACGAGCCATGGTTCGTCAAGTACAAAGTTGATCTTGTGTTTGCAGGACATGTGCACGCCTACGAACGGACT CACAGGATATCAAATGTCGCGTACAACGTTGTGAATGGCCTGTGCACTCCAATCCCTGACCAATCGGCTCCAGTCTACATAACCATTGGCGACGGAGGGAACCAGGAAGGCCTGGCCACCAA catgtcgcagccgcaGCCGAGCTACTCGGCCTTCAGGGAGGCGAGCTTCGGGCACGCCATCCTGGACATCAAGAACCGGACGCACGCCTACTACACGTGGCACCGCAACCAGGACGGGAGCGCGGTGGCGGCCGACTCGATGTGGTTCACCAACAGGTACTGGCAGCCCACGGACGACTCCGCCGACGACTCGCAGTGA